One stretch of Microplitis mediator isolate UGA2020A chromosome 9, iyMicMedi2.1, whole genome shotgun sequence DNA includes these proteins:
- the LOC130674962 gene encoding two pore channel protein 1-like isoform X3, producing the protein MNLSDECTFTSHYQRFDDEISSNLSQENYRTSPKYGSILSCTSPDYQAKTSNENAIIPDLHQLTPRDVEIDDLTESAAFAKQTINDADIHWEMNYHEAAIFLEEGRNNEKFDSHPRHPEDLPAYLLVHNDWYYGLDLSTSLLLLALAFVEEPAVSLFQLPVWMHGSIELLALLTIGVELALKLRWIGWGTILKHKRTMLKCITLAIMFLEAVTVVIRQSSHFRVTRALRPIFLVDTKYCGGVRRFIRQILQTLPPILDMLGLLLFFIIIYMVLGYFMFSETNRNFTTLQDSFVSLFVLLTTANFPDVMMPSFSKSKWYAIYFVSYLSMMLYVMMNLMLAVVNETFTSAERDKFKKLFLHKRQACQHSFKLLVSKQNPDQMKFKQFEGLMRYYAPKKSMLDIILMFRHMNASNSGALSCEEFLMVYDVTTLEWEPQYSGIPWYHTAWKPLQMLCYGAHIAIRWPYFETCVYTAIILNGVAMVFRLLESSTDQVVSAHKFAADWDTLAFGGFFVTEALTKVLGLGIRQYLSSGWNLFDLGASVMSLVAACGLSLFPNATFFVIFRPLRLLRLFKIKKRYRDVFGTLVILSPLMCSTAIVMLILYYFFAIIGMEMFAGYDMRNCCINTTVEDFYKYSVNGSTTLGYYYLNTFDNLIASGMTLFELTVVNNWFILMNAYAVIVGFYTRFYFMTFYLVTMIVLTIVVSSFLEAFRFRIQYKRSTSKRDEEKMLHEEVELKWDELQSIIQDFQILEKLRSLLTISLIIRIMYERSRQHRCQCVHFLFFNWETFLMQFVCDVIDQK; encoded by the exons ATGAATTTATCAGACGAATGTACTTTTACTAGTCATTATCAACGATTTGATGATGAAATATCATCAAATCTGAGTCAAGAAAACTACAGGACCAGTCCTA agtatGGATCTATATTGTCTTGCACTTCTCCAGACTATCAAGCAAAAACATCTAATGAAAATGCTATTATACCGGATTTACATCAGTTAACACCAAGAGATGTTGAAATCGATGACCTCACCGAAAGTGCAGCTTTTGCCAAACAAACAATCAATGATGCTGATATACACTGGGAAATGAATTACCATGAAGCTGCAATATTTTTAGAg gaAGGACGAAACAATGAAAAGTTTGATTCACATCCTCGACATCCAGAAGATTTACCAGCATATCTTTTAGTTCATAACGATTGGTATTATGGTCTTGATCTTTCGACTTCTTTACTATTATTAGCACTCGCATTTGTTGAAGAGCCAGCTGTATCACtttttcaa TTGCCAGTTTGGATGCACGGTTCTATAGAACTATTAGCATTGTTAACAATTGGTGTGGAATTGGCGTTGAAATTAAGGTGGATTGGTTGGGGTACTATCTTAAAACATAAACGAACAATGCTAAAG TGTATAACTTTAGCGATTATGTTTCTTGAAGCAGTGACTGTTGTTATTCGTCAATCATCTCATTTTCGTGTGACTCGAGCACTTAGaccaatttttttagttgataccAAATATTGTGGCGGAGTTCGAAGATTTATTAGACAAATTTTGCAAACTCTACCGCCAATTTTAGATATGCTTGgccttttattattttttattattatttatatggtATTGGGTTATTTTATGTTCTCCGAAACGAATCGTAATTTTACAACCTTGCAAGACAGCTTTGTTAGTCTCTTCGTTCTATTAACAACGGCcaa ttttccTGATGTAATGATGCCTTCATTCTCTAAAAGCAAGTGGTATGCGATATATTTTGTATCTTATTTATCTATGATGCTCTATGTTATGATGAATCTCATGTTAGCTGTTGTGAATGAAACATTTACATCTGCCGAACGtgataagtttaaaaaattatttttacataaacgACAAGCATGTCAACACTCATTTAAACTTcttgtttcaaaacaaaatCCTGATCAAAtgaaattcaaacaatttgaGGGATTAATGCGTTATTATGCCCCGAAAAAAA gtATGttagatattattttaatgtttcgTCATATGAATGCTTCTAATAGTGGTGCATTAAGTTGTGAAGAATTCCTTATGGTTTATGATGTAACAACGCTAGAATGGGAACCACAATACTCAGGGATTCCTTGGTATCATACAGCTTGGAAACCTTTGCAAATGCTTTGTTATGGAGCACATATTGCTATCAGATGGCCTTATTTTGAAACATGTGTTT atactgccataattttaaatggagTAGCAATGGTTTTTAGACTCTTGGAATCGTCAACTGATCAAGTAGTATCAGCTCATAAATTTGCTGCTGATTGGGACACACTTGCTTTTGGGGGTT tttttgttACCGAAGCTTTAACGAAAGTTCTTGGATTAGGAATTCGGCAATATCTTAGTTCTGGATGGAATCTCTTTGATTTAGGAGCATCGGTAATGTCATTAGTTGCGGCTTGTGGCTTGTCATTATTTCCAAATGCaacattttttgtaatattcCGACCGTTAAGACTTTtgcgattatttaaaataaaaaaacgttatCGCGATGTTTTTGGTACATTGGTAATACTTTCACCATTAATGTGTTCCACTGCTATTGTAATGCTCATtctatactatttttttgcgATTATTGGTATGGAAATGTTTGCTGGTTATGATATGCGAAATTGTTGCAT AAATACAACGGTGGAAGACTTCTACAAATATTCAGTAAATGGAAGTACGACGCTAGGATACTATTATTTGAATacatttgataatttaatagcAAGTGGAATGACTTTGTTTGAATTAACCGTTGTCAATAACTGGTTCATATTAATGAATGCTTATGCAGTGATAGTAGGATTTTATACTCGATTTTATTTCAtgactttttatttagttaCAATGATAGTATTAACAATTGTCGTTTCAAGTTTTTTGGAAGCATTTAGATTTCGAATACAATATAAAAGGTCAACCTCAAAACGTGACG aggAGAAAATGTTACATGAAGAAGTTGAATTGAAATGGGATGAATTGCAATCAATAATTCAAGactttcaaattttggaaaaattaagaTCTTTACTTACCATAAGT TTGATAATAAGGATCATGTATGAACGATCGAGGCAGCACCGTTGCCAATGTGTGCATTTTCTGTTCTTTAATTGGGAAACATTTTTAATGCAATTCGTGTGTGACGTAATTGATCAGAAATAA
- the LOC130674962 gene encoding two pore calcium channel protein 1-like isoform X5 gives MNLSDECTFTSHYQRFDDEISSNLSQENYRTSPKYGSILSCTSPDYQAKTSNENAIIPDLHQLTPRDVEIDDLTESAAFAKQTINDADIHWEMNYHEAAIFLEEGRNNEKFDSHPRHPEDLPAYLLVHNDWYYGLDLSTSLLLLALAFVEEPAVSLFQLPVWMHGSIELLALLTIGVELALKLRWIGWGTILKHKRTMLKCITLAIMFLEAVTVVIRQSSHFRVTRALRPIFLVDTKYCGGVRRFIRQILQTLPPILDMLGLLLFFIIIYMVLGYFMFSETNRNFTTLQDSFVSLFVLLTTANFPDVMMPSFSKSKWYAIYFVSYLSMMLYVMMNLMLAVVNETFTSAERDKFKKLFLHKRQACQHSFKLLVSKQNPDQMKFKQFEGLMRYYAPKKSMLDIILMFRHMNASNSGALSCEEFLMVYDVTTLEWEPQYSGIPWYHTAWKPLQMLCYGAHIAIRWPYFETCVYTAIILNGVAMVFRLLESSTDQVVSAHKFAADWDTLAFGGFFVTEALTKVLGLGIRQYLSSGWNLFDLGASVMSLVAACGLSLFPNATFFVIFRPLRLLRLFKIKKRYRDVFGTLVILSPLMCSTAIVMLILYYFFAIIGMEMFAGYDMRNCCINTTVEDFYKYSVNGSTTLGYYYLNTFDNLIASGMTLFELTVVNNWFILMNAYAVIVGFYTRFYFMTFYLVTMIVLTIVVSSFLEAFRFRIQYKRSTSKRDEEKMLHEEVELKWDELQSIIQDFQILEKLRSLLTISLNAPIFLDLVDNKDHV, from the exons ATGAATTTATCAGACGAATGTACTTTTACTAGTCATTATCAACGATTTGATGATGAAATATCATCAAATCTGAGTCAAGAAAACTACAGGACCAGTCCTA agtatGGATCTATATTGTCTTGCACTTCTCCAGACTATCAAGCAAAAACATCTAATGAAAATGCTATTATACCGGATTTACATCAGTTAACACCAAGAGATGTTGAAATCGATGACCTCACCGAAAGTGCAGCTTTTGCCAAACAAACAATCAATGATGCTGATATACACTGGGAAATGAATTACCATGAAGCTGCAATATTTTTAGAg gaAGGACGAAACAATGAAAAGTTTGATTCACATCCTCGACATCCAGAAGATTTACCAGCATATCTTTTAGTTCATAACGATTGGTATTATGGTCTTGATCTTTCGACTTCTTTACTATTATTAGCACTCGCATTTGTTGAAGAGCCAGCTGTATCACtttttcaa TTGCCAGTTTGGATGCACGGTTCTATAGAACTATTAGCATTGTTAACAATTGGTGTGGAATTGGCGTTGAAATTAAGGTGGATTGGTTGGGGTACTATCTTAAAACATAAACGAACAATGCTAAAG TGTATAACTTTAGCGATTATGTTTCTTGAAGCAGTGACTGTTGTTATTCGTCAATCATCTCATTTTCGTGTGACTCGAGCACTTAGaccaatttttttagttgataccAAATATTGTGGCGGAGTTCGAAGATTTATTAGACAAATTTTGCAAACTCTACCGCCAATTTTAGATATGCTTGgccttttattattttttattattatttatatggtATTGGGTTATTTTATGTTCTCCGAAACGAATCGTAATTTTACAACCTTGCAAGACAGCTTTGTTAGTCTCTTCGTTCTATTAACAACGGCcaa ttttccTGATGTAATGATGCCTTCATTCTCTAAAAGCAAGTGGTATGCGATATATTTTGTATCTTATTTATCTATGATGCTCTATGTTATGATGAATCTCATGTTAGCTGTTGTGAATGAAACATTTACATCTGCCGAACGtgataagtttaaaaaattatttttacataaacgACAAGCATGTCAACACTCATTTAAACTTcttgtttcaaaacaaaatCCTGATCAAAtgaaattcaaacaatttgaGGGATTAATGCGTTATTATGCCCCGAAAAAAA gtATGttagatattattttaatgtttcgTCATATGAATGCTTCTAATAGTGGTGCATTAAGTTGTGAAGAATTCCTTATGGTTTATGATGTAACAACGCTAGAATGGGAACCACAATACTCAGGGATTCCTTGGTATCATACAGCTTGGAAACCTTTGCAAATGCTTTGTTATGGAGCACATATTGCTATCAGATGGCCTTATTTTGAAACATGTGTTT atactgccataattttaaatggagTAGCAATGGTTTTTAGACTCTTGGAATCGTCAACTGATCAAGTAGTATCAGCTCATAAATTTGCTGCTGATTGGGACACACTTGCTTTTGGGGGTT tttttgttACCGAAGCTTTAACGAAAGTTCTTGGATTAGGAATTCGGCAATATCTTAGTTCTGGATGGAATCTCTTTGATTTAGGAGCATCGGTAATGTCATTAGTTGCGGCTTGTGGCTTGTCATTATTTCCAAATGCaacattttttgtaatattcCGACCGTTAAGACTTTtgcgattatttaaaataaaaaaacgttatCGCGATGTTTTTGGTACATTGGTAATACTTTCACCATTAATGTGTTCCACTGCTATTGTAATGCTCATtctatactatttttttgcgATTATTGGTATGGAAATGTTTGCTGGTTATGATATGCGAAATTGTTGCAT AAATACAACGGTGGAAGACTTCTACAAATATTCAGTAAATGGAAGTACGACGCTAGGATACTATTATTTGAATacatttgataatttaatagcAAGTGGAATGACTTTGTTTGAATTAACCGTTGTCAATAACTGGTTCATATTAATGAATGCTTATGCAGTGATAGTAGGATTTTATACTCGATTTTATTTCAtgactttttatttagttaCAATGATAGTATTAACAATTGTCGTTTCAAGTTTTTTGGAAGCATTTAGATTTCGAATACAATATAAAAGGTCAACCTCAAAACGTGACG aggAGAAAATGTTACATGAAGAAGTTGAATTGAAATGGGATGAATTGCAATCAATAATTCAAGactttcaaattttggaaaaattaagaTCTTTACTTACCATAAGT TTAAACGCACCGATATTTCTGGATTTAGTTGATAATAAGGATCATGTATGA